A genomic stretch from Geitlerinema sp. PCC 9228 includes:
- a CDS encoding NYN domain-containing protein, protein MMYTQNRLSVFVDGNNMFYAQQKNGWFFDPRRVLEYFVKGTNTALVNAFWYTGIKDPQDQRGFRDALISLGYTVRTKVLKEYYDDVSGRYSQKANLDIEIVIDMFNTVEQYNHVVLFSGDGDFERAIELLRSKNTHITVVSTEGMIARELRNATDRYIDLNDIREYIEKVDMRDTSSMERLAY, encoded by the coding sequence ATGATGTACACCCAAAACCGTCTATCTGTATTTGTAGACGGAAATAATATGTTCTACGCGCAACAAAAAAACGGATGGTTTTTTGACCCAAGAAGAGTTCTAGAGTATTTCGTAAAAGGAACAAATACAGCCCTGGTCAACGCCTTTTGGTACACCGGCATCAAAGACCCCCAAGACCAACGCGGTTTTCGTGATGCGCTAATCAGTCTAGGCTATACCGTGCGTACAAAAGTTCTCAAAGAATATTACGACGACGTTTCCGGGCGTTACTCGCAAAAAGCCAACTTAGATATAGAAATTGTCATTGACATGTTCAATACCGTAGAACAATACAACCACGTGGTCTTATTTAGCGGAGATGGAGATTTCGAGCGAGCCATCGAACTGTTGCGTTCCAAAAACACCCATATTACCGTAGTGTCTACAGAGGGCATGATCGCGCGGGAGTTGCGCAACGCCACCGATCGCTATATCGACCTCAACGACATTCGCGAGTACATCGAGAAAGTAGACATGCGAGATACCAGTAGCATGGAAAGGCTGGCCTACTAG